One segment of Vespa velutina chromosome 17, iVesVel2.1, whole genome shotgun sequence DNA contains the following:
- the LOC124955136 gene encoding calpain-D-like isoform X3 yields the protein MGSIASVLQWHCSECALINPTESARCARCGLARIRSDDERATRLSQELSAKRGEPPPRRMRQLRRKKEGKDAEEEEEEVGEEGGELDEEEGASSSSSSSSSSSSSSSSSSSPSSSSSATSPSSSSSSGSLPPTPPPRLNIHRLDNNTTENHPQVDVHEDTITTTREPTKSLALQFFQRVNKNSSVTNVLKKRPRYGSWCGSISDREPLKRSTSVPSLVTRWTCIRCLLDNSCSSTLVCAACDASFSIAQLDERQIGARKGKKLNQCKAKQEPKVELLKNAVFGHLTKNLNAGYSITYTPSNAKRVYNKGMAQLTSISRSERGRNVREEWTLPTLETMDPTSLPYSDNAETSQRSPKRHSPSMYERVKSKVSRSLSNGSVVQKLSELVIQRPTSLVVSEAHQDDALWSCDNCTLDNAPGLEQCEACEAPRSPAPCSGVVISVPAWETRALSSAGPLSYRRSFSDVNSITNVTQRKTINRRSLNDEEPPAVPPHSIGFTSKPKYSYIGISEPDVPPPLPKKQSSKLGLLATKAHSEATSPVSDVASVSPLKRMWTCQKCSYAYNPLWSVACDICGSPRSPPSLTQPSLITVTKDGASCPMRVQSPIIVSRDSVRYIPPKSATLATAESDLDDQLDPPPSPVWTCKKCTLLNAVSRTTCEACGGSKLKSIMHLEDATLRKGESWVCPSCTLRNPLSAQTCNACKTLADFLEVPKDNRIQGQRSPSPRLCHPANSKVVAQKYRNSVRRNGSSIADKRHSRSKDPSHTQWQCKLCTYENKSTNRTCEMCQSSKTLSEASGDRPRLIEAGTSTLTMQRQESVVMENLRQLEEREALEKWERIVRYCKETNEPFVDDSFPPAPKSLYYNPADTKDNHVVQWRRPHQINVDSSVDSKLPWAVFRTPLPSDISQGVLGNCWLLSALAVLAESDELVRRVLVMRETCPEGAYQVRLCKDGKWTTVLVDDLLPCDKRGHLVYSQAKRKQLWVPLIEKAVAKIHGCYEALVSGRAIEGLATLTGAPCESVPLQPSALPSEDELDKDLIWAQLLSSRQAMFLMGASCGGGNMKVDEEEYQRKGLRPRHAYSVLDVRDVQGIRLLRLRNPWGHYSWKGDWSDDSPIWTPQLREMLMPHGASDGVFWISFDDVLKYFDCIDICKTRVGWSEVRLRGTLPPLSSLRHLSCVLLTVLEPTETEFTLFQEGQS from the exons ATGGGCTCGATCGCATCGGTGTTGCAATGGCATTGCTCGGAGTGCGCTCTGATAAATCCAACGGAGAGCGCCAGATGCGCCAGGTGCGGCCTGGCACGAATCAGGAGCGATGACGAGAGGGCGACCAGACTCAGCCAAGAGTTGAGCGCAAAGCGCGGGGAACCTCCTCCGCGCCGGATGAGACAGTTACGTCGTaagaaagaggggaaagacgcggaggaggaggaggaggaggtgggggAGGAGGGTGGAGAACTCGACGAAGAGGAAGGtgcttcttcttcatcgtcatcgtcatcgtcatcgtcgtcgtcgtcgtcgtcgtcgtcgtcaccatcatcatcatcgtccgcgacgtcgccgtcgtcgtcatcgtcgtcgggATCATTACCGCCGACGCCACCACCGAGACTCAACATTCATAGGCTCGATAACAATACCACCGAAAATCATCCACAGGTTGACGTCCATGAGGATACGATTACCACTACTCGCGAGCCCACCAAATCCCTCGCACTACAGTTTTTTCAACG cGTTAATAAGAATTCATCTGTAACCAATGTTCTTAAGAAGAGGCCACGTTATGGTTCGTGGTGTGGGAGTATCTCTGACAGAGAGCCACTTAAACGATCCACTTCTGTACCTTCCTTAGTGACACGGTGGACCTGCATTCGTTGTTTATTGGATAATAGTTGTAGCTCCACATTGGTTTGTGCAGCCTGCGATGCCAGTTTTTCTATAGCCCAGCTCGATGAAAGACAGATAGGAGcgaggaaggggaaaaaacTTAATCAGTGTAAAGCCAAACAAGAACCTAAAGTAGAGTTGTTAAAAAATGCAGTATTTGGACATTTGACCAAAAATTTGAATGCTGGCTATAGTATAACATATACTCCATCTAATGCCAAAAGAGTTTATAACAAAG GTATGGCACAATTGACAAGTATAAGTCGcagtgaaagaggaagaaacgtTCGCGAGGAGTGGACATTACCTACGCTCGAAACGATGGATCCAACGTCGCTTCCCTACTCAGATAATGCGGAAACTTCTCAACGTTCTCCTAAGCGTCACAGTCCTTCTATGTATGAAAGAGTTAAATCCAAAGTGAGTCGTTCTTTGTCTAATGGCTCCGTCGTACAAAAGCTCTCTGAACTCGTCATTCAAAGACCCACCAGCTTAGTAGTGTCTGAAGCACATCAGGATGATGCCTTGTGGAGTTGCGATAATTGTACGCTCGATAATGCACCGGGATTGGAGCAATGTGAAGCGTGCGAAGCACCTAGAAGCCCAGCACCATGCAGTGGTGTTGTTATCAGTGTTCCTGCTTGGGAAACACGTGCACTATCCTCGGCAGGTCCACTGTCTTATAGACGATCTTTCTCTGATGTCAATTCTATTACAAATGTGACTCAAAGGAAGACAATAAATCGTAGGAGTCTAAACGACGAAGAACCACCGGCGGTACCTCCACATTCCATTGGTTTCACCTCAAAACCAAAGTATTCATATATAGGTATCAGCGAGCCTGATGTTCCACCACCATTGCCAAAGAAGCAAAGCAGCAAATTAGGTTTACTAGCCACCAAGGCACATAGCGAAGCTACCAGCCCTGTTAGTGATGTAGCCAGTGTGAGTCCTTTAAAACGTATGTGGACGTGTCAAAAGTGTTCTTATGCCTACAATCCTTTGTGGTCTGTGGCTTGCGATATTTGTGGTTCCCCTAGATCACCACCTTCTCTCACACAACCTAGTTTAATAACTGTGACGAAGGATGGAGCTAGTTGTCCTATGCGAGTGCAGTCTCCCATTATAGTGTCACGAGACAGTGTCAGATATATCCCACCAAAATCGGCTACCTTGGCTACGGCAGAGTCTGATTTGGACGATCAATTggatcctcctccttctccggTTTGGACTTGTAAGAAGTGTACATTACTTAATGCTGTTTCGCGAACTACGTGCGAAGCATGTGGTGGTTCCAAACTTAAAAGCATAATGCACTTAGAGGATGCTACATTAAGAAAAGGGGAGAGTTGGGTATGCCCCTCGTGTACATTAAGGAATCCGCTGTCAGCACAAACTTGTAATGCCTGTAAAACGTTAGCAGACTTTTTAGAAGTGCCCAAGGACAATAGAATTCAAGGACAAAGAAGTCCAAGTCCAAGACTTTGTCACCCAGCAAATTCAAAAGTTGTTGCccaaaaatatagaaattccGTACGAAGAAACGGTTCCTCGATAGCTGACAAAAGACATTCAAGATCTAAAGATCCAAGTCATACTCAA tggCAATGTAAGTTGTGTACCTATGAAAATAAGAGTACGAACAGAACTTGCGAGATGTGCCAAAGCTCGAAGACCTTATCCGAAGCATCGGGAGATAGACCAAGACTTATCGAGGCTGGTACTAGTACACTTACGATGCAACGTCAGGAAAGTGTAGTAATGGAAAATTTAAGACAATTGGAGGAAAGAGAAGCATTAGAAAAATGGGAGCGTATAGTACGTTATTGTAAAGAG acGAACGAGCCCTTTGTCGACGATTCATTTCCACCAGCTCCAAAATCTTTGTACTATAATCCCGCGGATACGAAAGATAATCACGTAGTTCAATGGAGAAGACCTCATCAAATTAATGTTGACTCGAGCGTCGACTCTAAACTGCCATGGGCCGTTTTTAGAACACCGTTGCCCTCAGATATTTCGCAAGGAGTCTTAGGAAATTGCTGGTTACTTTCAGCTTTGGCCGTATTGGCGGAAAGCGATGAACTCGTAAGAAGGGTTCTCGTGATGAGAGAAACGTGTCCTGAAGGGGCTTATCAAGTTAGACTTTGTAAAGATGGAAAATGGACAACGGTATTGGTCGATGATCTCTTGCCTTGTGACAAAAGAGGTCATTTAGTATATTCACaggcaaaaagaaaacaactttGGGTACCGTTAATCGAAAAGGCAGTTGCTAAAATTCATGGTTGTTACGAAGCTTTAGTATCGGGCAGAGCTATAGAAGGTTTGGCTACGTTAACCGGTGCACCATGCGAAAGTGTACCTTTGCAACCTTCGGCATTACCAAGTGAAGATGAACTTGATAAGGATCTAATTTGGGCACAACTTTTGTCATCGAGACAAGCTATGTTTTTAATGGGTGCTAGCTGTGGCGGTGGTAATATGAAAGTCGACGAAGAAGAGTATCAAAGAAAAGGTTTAAGGCCAAG GCACGCTTATTCCGTTCTTGATGTACGTGACGTTCAG GGAATACGTTTGTTAAGATTACGAAACCCCTGGGGTCATTACAGCTGGAAAGGAGATTGGTCCGACGATAGTCCTATATGGACTCCGCAATTGCGAGAAATGTTAATGCCACACGGTGCTTCGGACGGTGTGTTTTGGATTTCCTTTGACgacgttttaaaatatttcgattgcATAGATATATGCAAAACTAGAGTTGGTTGGAGCGAAGTTAGATTACGTGGTACGCTACCGCCTTTATCATCTCTCAGGCATTTATCGTGCGTATTGTTAACAGTATTAGAACCAACTGAGACTGAATTCACATTATTCCAAGAGGGTCAAAG TTAG
- the LOC124955136 gene encoding calpain-D-like isoform X1 has protein sequence MGSIASVLQWHCSECALINPTESARCARCGLARIRSDDERATRLSQELSAKRGEPPPRRMRQLRRKKEGKDAEEEEEEVGEEGGELDEEEGASSSSSSSSSSSSSSSSSSSPSSSSSATSPSSSSSSGSLPPTPPPRLNIHRLDNNTTENHPQVDVHEDTITTTREPTKSLALQFFQRVNKNSSVTNVLKKRPRYGSWCGSISDREPLKRSTSVPSLVTRWTCIRCLLDNSCSSTLVCAACDASFSIAQLDERQIGARKGKKLNQCKAKQEPKVELLKNAVFGHLTKNLNAGYSITYTPSNAKRVYNKGMAQLTSISRSERGRNVREEWTLPTLETMDPTSLPYSDNAETSQRSPKRHSPSMYERVKSKVSRSLSNGSVVQKLSELVIQRPTSLVVSEAHQDDALWSCDNCTLDNAPGLEQCEACEAPRSPAPCSGVVISVPAWETRALSSAGPLSYRRSFSDVNSITNVTQRKTINRRSLNDEEPPAVPPHSIGFTSKPKYSYIGISEPDVPPPLPKKQSSKLGLLATKAHSEATSPVSDVASVSPLKRMWTCQKCSYAYNPLWSVACDICGSPRSPPSLTQPSLITVTKDGASCPMRVQSPIIVSRDSVRYIPPKSATLATAESDLDDQLDPPPSPVWTCKKCTLLNAVSRTTCEACGGSKLKSIMHLEDATLRKGESWVCPSCTLRNPLSAQTCNACKTLADFLEVPKDNRIQGQRSPSPRLCHPANSKVVAQKYRNSVRRNGSSIADKRHSRSKDPSHTQWQCKLCTYENKSTNRTCEMCQSSKTLSEASGDRPRLIEAGTSTLTMQRQESVVMENLRQLEEREALEKWERIVRYCKETNEPFVDDSFPPAPKSLYYNPADTKDNHVVQWRRPHQINVDSSVDSKLPWAVFRTPLPSDISQGVLGNCWLLSALAVLAESDELVRRVLVMRETCPEGAYQVRLCKDGKWTTVLVDDLLPCDKRGHLVYSQAKRKQLWVPLIEKAVAKIHGCYEALVSGRAIEGLATLTGAPCESVPLQPSALPSEDELDKDLIWAQLLSSRQAMFLMGASCGGGNMKVDEEEYQRKGLRPRHAYSVLDVRDVQGIRLLRLRNPWGHYSWKGDWSDDSPIWTPQLREMLMPHGASDGVFWISFDDVLKYFDCIDICKTRVGWSEVRLRGTLPPLSSLRHLSCVLLTVLEPTETEFTLFQEGQRNSEKSQRSQLDLCVVVFRTRSPAAPEVGRLVEHSKRQVRGFVGCHKMLERDLYIVVCLAFNHWHTGMEDTSSYPEYVLAIHSSKRLLVEQISPPAFVLADAIISLTLAKGQRHEGREGMTAYYLTKGWAGLVVMVENRHVNKWIHVKCDCHESYNVVSTRGQLRTADSVPPLHRQVIIVLTQLEGSGGFSIAHRLTHRLANSGNLHDWGPPDTQHHPQIDTQVEGLHSPRLIT, from the exons ATGGGCTCGATCGCATCGGTGTTGCAATGGCATTGCTCGGAGTGCGCTCTGATAAATCCAACGGAGAGCGCCAGATGCGCCAGGTGCGGCCTGGCACGAATCAGGAGCGATGACGAGAGGGCGACCAGACTCAGCCAAGAGTTGAGCGCAAAGCGCGGGGAACCTCCTCCGCGCCGGATGAGACAGTTACGTCGTaagaaagaggggaaagacgcggaggaggaggaggaggaggtgggggAGGAGGGTGGAGAACTCGACGAAGAGGAAGGtgcttcttcttcatcgtcatcgtcatcgtcatcgtcgtcgtcgtcgtcgtcgtcgtcgtcaccatcatcatcatcgtccgcgacgtcgccgtcgtcgtcatcgtcgtcgggATCATTACCGCCGACGCCACCACCGAGACTCAACATTCATAGGCTCGATAACAATACCACCGAAAATCATCCACAGGTTGACGTCCATGAGGATACGATTACCACTACTCGCGAGCCCACCAAATCCCTCGCACTACAGTTTTTTCAACG cGTTAATAAGAATTCATCTGTAACCAATGTTCTTAAGAAGAGGCCACGTTATGGTTCGTGGTGTGGGAGTATCTCTGACAGAGAGCCACTTAAACGATCCACTTCTGTACCTTCCTTAGTGACACGGTGGACCTGCATTCGTTGTTTATTGGATAATAGTTGTAGCTCCACATTGGTTTGTGCAGCCTGCGATGCCAGTTTTTCTATAGCCCAGCTCGATGAAAGACAGATAGGAGcgaggaaggggaaaaaacTTAATCAGTGTAAAGCCAAACAAGAACCTAAAGTAGAGTTGTTAAAAAATGCAGTATTTGGACATTTGACCAAAAATTTGAATGCTGGCTATAGTATAACATATACTCCATCTAATGCCAAAAGAGTTTATAACAAAG GTATGGCACAATTGACAAGTATAAGTCGcagtgaaagaggaagaaacgtTCGCGAGGAGTGGACATTACCTACGCTCGAAACGATGGATCCAACGTCGCTTCCCTACTCAGATAATGCGGAAACTTCTCAACGTTCTCCTAAGCGTCACAGTCCTTCTATGTATGAAAGAGTTAAATCCAAAGTGAGTCGTTCTTTGTCTAATGGCTCCGTCGTACAAAAGCTCTCTGAACTCGTCATTCAAAGACCCACCAGCTTAGTAGTGTCTGAAGCACATCAGGATGATGCCTTGTGGAGTTGCGATAATTGTACGCTCGATAATGCACCGGGATTGGAGCAATGTGAAGCGTGCGAAGCACCTAGAAGCCCAGCACCATGCAGTGGTGTTGTTATCAGTGTTCCTGCTTGGGAAACACGTGCACTATCCTCGGCAGGTCCACTGTCTTATAGACGATCTTTCTCTGATGTCAATTCTATTACAAATGTGACTCAAAGGAAGACAATAAATCGTAGGAGTCTAAACGACGAAGAACCACCGGCGGTACCTCCACATTCCATTGGTTTCACCTCAAAACCAAAGTATTCATATATAGGTATCAGCGAGCCTGATGTTCCACCACCATTGCCAAAGAAGCAAAGCAGCAAATTAGGTTTACTAGCCACCAAGGCACATAGCGAAGCTACCAGCCCTGTTAGTGATGTAGCCAGTGTGAGTCCTTTAAAACGTATGTGGACGTGTCAAAAGTGTTCTTATGCCTACAATCCTTTGTGGTCTGTGGCTTGCGATATTTGTGGTTCCCCTAGATCACCACCTTCTCTCACACAACCTAGTTTAATAACTGTGACGAAGGATGGAGCTAGTTGTCCTATGCGAGTGCAGTCTCCCATTATAGTGTCACGAGACAGTGTCAGATATATCCCACCAAAATCGGCTACCTTGGCTACGGCAGAGTCTGATTTGGACGATCAATTggatcctcctccttctccggTTTGGACTTGTAAGAAGTGTACATTACTTAATGCTGTTTCGCGAACTACGTGCGAAGCATGTGGTGGTTCCAAACTTAAAAGCATAATGCACTTAGAGGATGCTACATTAAGAAAAGGGGAGAGTTGGGTATGCCCCTCGTGTACATTAAGGAATCCGCTGTCAGCACAAACTTGTAATGCCTGTAAAACGTTAGCAGACTTTTTAGAAGTGCCCAAGGACAATAGAATTCAAGGACAAAGAAGTCCAAGTCCAAGACTTTGTCACCCAGCAAATTCAAAAGTTGTTGCccaaaaatatagaaattccGTACGAAGAAACGGTTCCTCGATAGCTGACAAAAGACATTCAAGATCTAAAGATCCAAGTCATACTCAA tggCAATGTAAGTTGTGTACCTATGAAAATAAGAGTACGAACAGAACTTGCGAGATGTGCCAAAGCTCGAAGACCTTATCCGAAGCATCGGGAGATAGACCAAGACTTATCGAGGCTGGTACTAGTACACTTACGATGCAACGTCAGGAAAGTGTAGTAATGGAAAATTTAAGACAATTGGAGGAAAGAGAAGCATTAGAAAAATGGGAGCGTATAGTACGTTATTGTAAAGAG acGAACGAGCCCTTTGTCGACGATTCATTTCCACCAGCTCCAAAATCTTTGTACTATAATCCCGCGGATACGAAAGATAATCACGTAGTTCAATGGAGAAGACCTCATCAAATTAATGTTGACTCGAGCGTCGACTCTAAACTGCCATGGGCCGTTTTTAGAACACCGTTGCCCTCAGATATTTCGCAAGGAGTCTTAGGAAATTGCTGGTTACTTTCAGCTTTGGCCGTATTGGCGGAAAGCGATGAACTCGTAAGAAGGGTTCTCGTGATGAGAGAAACGTGTCCTGAAGGGGCTTATCAAGTTAGACTTTGTAAAGATGGAAAATGGACAACGGTATTGGTCGATGATCTCTTGCCTTGTGACAAAAGAGGTCATTTAGTATATTCACaggcaaaaagaaaacaactttGGGTACCGTTAATCGAAAAGGCAGTTGCTAAAATTCATGGTTGTTACGAAGCTTTAGTATCGGGCAGAGCTATAGAAGGTTTGGCTACGTTAACCGGTGCACCATGCGAAAGTGTACCTTTGCAACCTTCGGCATTACCAAGTGAAGATGAACTTGATAAGGATCTAATTTGGGCACAACTTTTGTCATCGAGACAAGCTATGTTTTTAATGGGTGCTAGCTGTGGCGGTGGTAATATGAAAGTCGACGAAGAAGAGTATCAAAGAAAAGGTTTAAGGCCAAG GCACGCTTATTCCGTTCTTGATGTACGTGACGTTCAG GGAATACGTTTGTTAAGATTACGAAACCCCTGGGGTCATTACAGCTGGAAAGGAGATTGGTCCGACGATAGTCCTATATGGACTCCGCAATTGCGAGAAATGTTAATGCCACACGGTGCTTCGGACGGTGTGTTTTGGATTTCCTTTGACgacgttttaaaatatttcgattgcATAGATATATGCAAAACTAGAGTTGGTTGGAGCGAAGTTAGATTACGTGGTACGCTACCGCCTTTATCATCTCTCAGGCATTTATCGTGCGTATTGTTAACAGTATTAGAACCAACTGAGACTGAATTCACATTATTCCAAGAGGGTCAAAG GAATTCTGAAAAGTCACAACGTTCTCAGTTAGATCTATGTGTGGTTGTATTTCGCACGCGATCACCAGCGGCACCAGAAGTGGGGAGATTGGTAGAGCATAGTAAGCGGCAGGTACGAGGATTCGTTGGATGTCACAAAATGTTAGAAAGGGACTTGTATATAGTCGTATGTTTGGCATTTAATCATTGGCATACCGGTATGGAGGATACATCCAGTTATCCGGAGTATGTTCTCGCAATACATAGTTCTAAGAGACTTTTGGTAGAACAAATTTCTCCTCCTGCGTTCGTATTGGCCGATGCGATTATAAGTTTAACTTTAGCGAAAGGACAGCGACAcgag ggaaGAGAAGGTATGACGGCGTATTATTTAACCAAAGGATGGGCTGGTTTAGTGGTAATGGTAGAAAATCGTCATGTTAATAAATGGATACACGTAAAATGTGACTGCCATGAAAGCTATAACGTTGTGTCCACAAGAGGACAGCTCAGAACTGCCGATAGTGTTCCCCCACTTCACAG ACAAGTTATCATAGTCCTAACGCAATTGGAAGGTAGCGGAGGTTTTTCAATAGCACATCGACTCACTCACCGATTAGCGAACAGTGGAAATTTGCACGATTGGGGACCACCCGATACCCAACATCATCCTCAAATAGATACTCAGGTCGAAGGTTTACACAGTCCTCGTTTAATCACGTGA